The following coding sequences are from one Triticum dicoccoides isolate Atlit2015 ecotype Zavitan chromosome 4A, WEW_v2.0, whole genome shotgun sequence window:
- the LOC119285839 gene encoding hexosyltransferase GAUT11-like, with protein sequence MRGSEMRRRAPEYRRQSRRRLPGWIWWLVGIFLVVGLMLFVLHHNQKEQFRPPVINKGSETEEVSPGKVNFTEELLSSTSFARQLADQMTLAKAYVILAKEHGNLQLAWELSSQIRNSQRLLSQGAVSGRAITQEEAHPIITRLARLIYKAQDSHYDISTTMVTLKSHALALEERAKAAVVQTAEFGQLAAESLPKNIHCLTVKLTEEWLQNPKLRSRSEEHRNSTRLVDNNLYHFCIFSDNVLATSVVVNSTVSNANHPQQLVFHVVTDRINFGAMSTWFLINDFKGCTVEVHCIDEFSWLNAASSLVRWLSEMETKGSSGGLKAQEQEIKFHNPKFVSLLNHLRFYIPQILPNLEKVVFLDDDVVVQKDLTQLFSIELHGNVIGAVETCLESFHRYHKYLNFSQPIISSKIDPHTCGWAFGMNIFDLIAWRKANATSLYHYWQEQNADQLLWRTGTLPAGLLTFYGLMEPLDRRWHVLGLGYDVDIDDRLIESAAVVHYNGNMKPWLKLAIHRYKSIWERHVNFSHPHVSECMFH encoded by the exons ATGCGGGGTTCCGAGATGCGGAGGCGGGCACCAGAGTACCGGCGGCAGTCGCGGCGGCGGCTGCCGGGATGGATCTGGTGGCTCGTTGGGATCTTCCTTGTGGTTGGGCTCATGCTCTTCGTCCTGCACCACAACCAGAAGGAGCAGTTCCGGCCGCCCGTCATA AATAAAGGGTCAGAAACTGAAGAAGTTTCTCCTGGGAAAGTTAATTTCACTGAAGAGCTTTTAAGCAGTACATCTTTTGCACGGCAATTAGCAGATCAAATGACTCTAGCAAAGGCCTATGTTATCCTTGCGAAAGAGCATGGCAACCTTCAGCTTGCATGGGAACTTAGTTCCCAAATAAGGAATTCTCAAAGATTGCTCTCTCAAGGGGCTGTTAGTGGGAGAGCCATCACTCAGGAAGAAGCCCATCCTATAATAACTCGTCTGGCACGGTTAATATACAAAGCGCAGGACTCTCATTATGATATCAGCACCACAATGGTGACACTCAAGAGCCATGCCCTCGCACTAGAGGAGCGTGCAAAGGCAGCAGTTGTTCAGACTGCCGAGTTTGGTCAGTTAGCTGCAGAATCACTTCCCAAGAATATCCATTGTTTAACGGTGAAACTGACAGAAGAGTGGCTTCAGAACCCAAAACTAAGGAGTCGTTCAGAGGAGCACAGGAATTCCACACGGTTGGTAGACAATAATCTGTATCATTTCTGTATATTCTCGGATAATGTGCTGGCCACTTCAGTTGTTGTCAATTCTACAGTGTCAAATGCAAACCACCCTCAGCAGCTTGTGTTTCATGTAGTCACAGACAGGATCAATTTTGGTGCTATGTCAACCTGGTTCCTGATAAATGACTTCAAAGGGTGTACTGTCGAAGTCCACTGCATAGACGAGTTCTCATGGTTGAATGCTGCTTCTTCTCTTGTCAGGTGGCTGTCCGAGATGGAAACAAAGGGTTCCTCTGGTGGTTTGAAGGCACAAGAACAGGAAATAAAGTTCCATAATCCGAAGTTTGTTTCTCTGCTAAACCATTTACGGTTCTACATCCCTCAAATACTCCCCAATCTGGAGAAGGTGGTttttcttgatgatgatgttgtggtGCAAAAGGACTTGACACAGCTTTTTTCCATAGAATTGCATGGCAATGTTATTGGAGCAGTGGAGACTTGTTTAGAGTCATTTCATCGGTATCACAAATATCTTAATTTCTCGCAACCAATAATCAGCTCAAAGATTGATCCACATACTTGTGGGTGGGCTTTTGGAATGAACATATTTGACCTAATTGCTTGGAGGAAAGCAAATGCAACATCGCTCTATCATTATTGGCAGGAGCAAAATGCTGATCAACTGCTTTGGAGAACGGGCACACTTCCAGCAGGCCTTTTGACATTTTATGGCCTAATGGAGCCCCTAGACCGAAGATGGCACGTATTGGGTCTTGGGTATGATGTAGACATAGATGACCGCTTGATTGAGAGTGCTGCTGTTGTGCATTATAATGGGAACATGAAACCCTGGCTGAAGTTGGCCATTCACCGGTACAAGTCTATATGGGAGCGGCATGTCAATTTCTCGCACCCACATGTTAGTGAGTGTATGTTTCACTAG